A single window of Mycolicibacterium madagascariense DNA harbors:
- a CDS encoding acyl-CoA carboxylase subunit beta, which yields MTTMAPESVDESVDPRDPLLRLRTFFDDGSVELLHERDKSGVLAAGGTVNGVRTVAFCTDGTVMGGAMGVEGCRHIVDAYDTAIEEQSPIIGIWHSGGARLAEGVKALHAVGLVFEAMIRASGFIPQISVVVGFAAGGAAYGPALTDVVIMAPEGRVFVTGPDVVRSVTGEDVDMASLGGPDTHHKKSGVCHIVADDENDAYERGRRLIGLFCQQGHFDRSKAEAGDTDLRALLPDSARRAYDVHPLVTALLDDEAPFDEFQAKWAPSMVVGLGRLAGRTVGVLANNPLRLGGCLNSESAEKAARFVRLCDAFGIPIVVVVDVPGYLPGVDQEWGGVVRRGAKLLHAFGEATVPRVTLVTRKIYGGAYIAMNSRSLGATKVFAWPDAEVAVMGAKAAVGILHKRKLAAAAPEDRDALHEELAAEHERIAGGVDSAIEIGVVDAKIDPAHTRSVVTQALAEAPARRGRHKNIPL from the coding sequence ATGACGACGATGGCGCCCGAATCGGTAGACGAGTCCGTCGACCCCCGCGATCCCCTGCTGCGACTGCGCACGTTCTTCGACGACGGCAGCGTCGAGCTGCTGCACGAGCGCGACAAGTCCGGCGTGCTGGCCGCGGGCGGCACCGTCAACGGCGTTCGCACCGTTGCCTTTTGCACCGACGGCACCGTCATGGGCGGTGCGATGGGCGTCGAGGGCTGCCGTCACATCGTCGACGCCTACGACACCGCCATCGAGGAGCAGAGCCCGATCATCGGCATCTGGCACTCCGGCGGGGCCCGCCTGGCCGAGGGCGTCAAGGCGCTGCACGCGGTCGGGCTCGTCTTCGAGGCCATGATCCGGGCGTCGGGTTTCATCCCGCAGATCTCGGTGGTCGTCGGATTCGCCGCGGGCGGAGCGGCGTACGGCCCCGCCCTCACCGACGTCGTCATCATGGCGCCCGAGGGCCGGGTGTTCGTCACCGGACCCGACGTGGTCCGCAGCGTCACCGGTGAGGACGTCGACATGGCGTCACTCGGCGGCCCCGACACCCACCACAAGAAGTCCGGTGTCTGCCACATCGTCGCCGACGACGAAAACGACGCCTACGAACGCGGCCGCCGACTCATCGGATTGTTCTGCCAGCAGGGACATTTCGACCGCAGCAAGGCCGAGGCCGGCGACACCGACCTGCGCGCACTGCTGCCCGACTCGGCCCGCCGCGCCTACGACGTGCACCCGCTCGTCACCGCGCTGCTCGACGACGAGGCACCCTTCGACGAGTTCCAGGCGAAGTGGGCGCCGTCCATGGTCGTCGGCCTCGGCCGCCTCGCCGGGCGCACGGTCGGCGTGCTCGCCAACAACCCGCTGCGCCTCGGCGGCTGCCTGAACTCCGAGAGTGCCGAGAAGGCAGCACGTTTCGTGCGCCTGTGCGACGCGTTCGGCATCCCGATCGTGGTGGTCGTGGACGTGCCCGGATACTTGCCCGGCGTGGACCAGGAGTGGGGTGGCGTGGTGCGCCGCGGCGCCAAGCTGCTGCACGCGTTCGGTGAGGCCACCGTCCCGCGCGTCACGCTGGTGACGCGAAAGATCTACGGCGGCGCCTACATTGCGATGAACTCGCGCTCGCTGGGTGCCACCAAGGTGTTCGCGTGGCCCGACGCCGAGGTCGCCGTCATGGGCGCGAAGGCCGCCGTCGGCATCCTGCACAAGCGCAAGCTCGCTGCCGCCGCCCCGGAGGACCGCGACGCCCTGCACGAGGAGCTCGCCGCCGAACACGAGCGCATCGCGGGCGGCGTCGACAGCGCCATCGAGATCGGCGTCGTGGACGCGAAGATCGATCCCGCGCACACCCGCAGCGTCGTCACCCAGGCGCTGGCCGAGGCGCCCGCCCGCCGCGGCCGCCACAAGAACATCCCGCTGTAG
- a CDS encoding RsiV family protein, with protein sequence MTRALGLICILGVLALTGCSRDGDAMESSATAAAASAAATSEAPPQTGTSNGVAYGVTPTSVDGFSPDGLGTWKAMRGQLEGGDPAVAKAFNDASAAVVRGQLAHAVAEAKNGTPWSFESSGQVTFRRLVVAQVITSAYYVGSQSETEAGTVVIDSRTARPVTLTDLFANEPAGLRMLSEQTKVLVARENGMTGVMADEPGNAPRRENFANWIPTTDGMELHFPPHQLRMGVPLTITVPWAQLTPLLSPRMADIARA encoded by the coding sequence GTGACCCGAGCACTAGGGCTGATCTGCATACTCGGCGTCCTCGCACTGACCGGGTGCAGCCGGGACGGGGATGCCATGGAGTCCTCGGCGACGGCCGCGGCGGCGTCGGCGGCCGCGACGTCGGAGGCCCCTCCGCAGACCGGAACATCCAACGGCGTCGCCTACGGTGTGACCCCGACGTCGGTCGACGGCTTCTCACCCGACGGGCTCGGCACCTGGAAGGCCATGCGCGGGCAGCTCGAGGGCGGTGACCCTGCGGTCGCCAAGGCCTTCAACGACGCCAGCGCGGCGGTGGTGCGCGGCCAGCTCGCCCACGCGGTCGCCGAGGCGAAGAACGGCACGCCGTGGAGCTTCGAGTCCAGCGGTCAGGTGACGTTCCGGCGGCTCGTCGTCGCGCAGGTGATCACCAGCGCGTACTACGTGGGGTCGCAGTCGGAGACCGAGGCGGGCACCGTCGTGATCGACAGCCGCACCGCCCGCCCCGTCACCCTGACGGATCTGTTCGCCAACGAGCCGGCGGGCCTGCGGATGCTGTCCGAGCAGACCAAGGTGCTGGTGGCCAGGGAGAACGGCATGACCGGCGTGATGGCCGACGAACCGGGCAACGCGCCGCGCCGCGAGAACTTCGCCAACTGGATCCCCACGACCGACGGCATGGAGCTGCACTTCCCGCCGCACCAGCTGCGGATGGGCGTCCCCCTGACGATCACCGTGCCGTGGGCGCAGCTGACGCCGCTGCTGTCGCCCAGGATGGCCGACATCGCCAGGGCGTGA